In Microbulbifer celer, a single window of DNA contains:
- a CDS encoding rhamnogalacturonan acetylesterase, whose translation MAGDSTMAIKPEMSFPENGWGMPFARFFDKSIKVENRAMNGRSTRTFIEEGRWDSIEKALQPGDFVIIQFGHNDASESKKDRYTPPDQYKANLARFIRDARSKGAHPLLMSPITRRYFKQDGTIKHTHAKYAPLSREVAKEEKVDFIDMEVVTREHFQQQGDENSALRFLHIKPDTHPNYPNGVRDDTHLNQLGAREVAQLALAEMKRIGHPLAEKLRKPRPKHLTFSYD comes from the coding sequence ATGGCTGGTGATTCCACCATGGCGATCAAACCGGAAATGAGTTTTCCGGAGAATGGCTGGGGAATGCCGTTCGCGCGATTCTTTGACAAAAGTATCAAGGTGGAAAACCGCGCGATGAATGGTCGAAGCACCCGAACGTTCATCGAGGAGGGTCGTTGGGACAGTATCGAAAAGGCGTTGCAGCCCGGCGATTTTGTCATCATTCAGTTTGGGCATAATGACGCCTCGGAAAGCAAGAAAGATCGCTATACCCCGCCGGATCAGTACAAAGCCAACCTGGCGCGTTTTATTCGTGACGCCCGCAGCAAAGGTGCGCATCCGTTGTTGATGAGCCCCATCACCCGGCGTTATTTCAAACAAGATGGGACCATCAAACACACACACGCCAAGTATGCGCCCCTGAGCCGCGAGGTGGCGAAAGAAGAGAAAGTGGATTTCATTGATATGGAGGTGGTTACCCGAGAGCACTTCCAGCAGCAGGGGGATGAGAACTCCGCACTGCGATTTCTGCACATCAAACCCGATACCCATCCCAACTACCCGAATGGCGTACGCGATGATACGCACCTGAATCAACTGGGAGCCCGGGAGGTTGCACAGCTCGCACTGGCAGAAATGAAGAGAATCGGCCATCCACTGGCTGAAAAACTGCGTAAGCCGAGACCCAAGCACCTGACCTTCAGCTACGACTAA
- a CDS encoding LabA-like NYN domain-containing protein: MVDVQNVYYTTRQAFSRNFDYNKFWSQATSGRQVVKAIAYAVDRGDRKQKEFQSILRAIGFEVKLKPFIQRSDGSAKGDWDVGITIDALEYAPEADVVVLVSGDGDFAILVDKLRVDKGKRVEVYGVESLTANALIEAASEYHPIAGDLLLG; encoded by the coding sequence CTGGTAGATGTCCAGAATGTCTATTACACGACCCGGCAGGCATTCAGCCGGAACTTTGATTACAACAAGTTCTGGTCGCAGGCCACGTCTGGCCGGCAGGTGGTAAAAGCCATTGCTTATGCGGTGGACCGCGGAGACCGGAAGCAGAAGGAGTTCCAGAGCATTCTGCGGGCGATCGGCTTTGAGGTGAAGTTGAAGCCTTTCATTCAGCGCTCCGATGGCTCGGCAAAAGGCGACTGGGATGTTGGGATCACCATTGATGCACTGGAGTACGCACCAGAGGCGGATGTTGTGGTGCTGGTCTCCGGTGACGGGGATTTTGCAATCCTTGTGGATAAGTTACGTGTGGATAAAGGTAAGCGGGTGGAGGTCTATGGTGTCGAATCGCTCACTGCCAATGCACTGATCGAGGCGGCGAGCGAATACCATCCCATAGCCGGAGACCTGTTGCTGGGGTAG
- a CDS encoding glycoside hydrolase family 95 protein → MIKPIQSLKIAACSIALLYGFGSTLPAGASADTLDLGASVNRPLTLWYDKPAENWNQALPVGNGRLGAMIYGGAGREILQLNEDTIWAGEPNNNVNPDVAPYIDKVNDALFKSEFTDAQRLADKHLHSKTNNGMPYQTVGSLLLEFPGHEDFHDYRRELDIGNALASVSYHVEDVRYSREVFSSLADPVVVVRLTADRPGQINLDLSFDSPQQHRVEIDGERLLVRGRGGDHEGLEGKIRYSTIVCPELEGGNLKAKEGALSIRSADAVTLFIATATNFNNYRDISGDDRKRAEEQVASVVGKSYPELKRAHTDFYHKQFQRVALDLGSTPNSALPTDVRVKRFSRDGDPALAALYFQFGRYLLISSSQPGTQPANLQGIWNPHVNPPWESKYTVNINTEMNYWPAEVTNLSELHQPLFSMLKDLSVTGRESASKIYGARGWMMHHNTDIWCITGQVDPAFYGQWQGGGAWLSQHIWQHYLYTGDRAFLQEYYPVLRDAALFFADSLQREPETGWLVVAPSNSPENAYRTIEDDIRVSVSAGTTMDNQLVYDLFSAVINAAEILEVDTEFAEALSHKRDQLPPMQIGRLGQLQEWLWDWDDPEDHHRHVSHLYGVYPSNQISPYRTPELFSAAKTSLEYRGDISTGWSMGWKVNLWARFLNGNRAYKLLEDQLTLVEDTGKEITEQGGTYANLFDAHPPFQIDGNFGVTTGIAEMLMQSHDGAIHLLPALPDAWPQGNVRGLVARGGFVVDMTWNEGAVESLTVTSRLGGNCRLRLPSSLMPSGEADLQPVARGSANPNFFFSVPERGKPRISPDADIGQLPLPQVSEFEFTTRPGETYQFGFSGGEAKSGGSL, encoded by the coding sequence ATGATAAAACCTATTCAATCTTTAAAAATTGCAGCCTGTTCTATCGCACTGCTCTACGGCTTTGGATCTACCCTGCCTGCAGGTGCCTCCGCCGATACTCTGGATCTAGGAGCTTCTGTCAACAGGCCCCTTACGCTCTGGTACGACAAACCAGCAGAGAATTGGAATCAAGCCCTGCCGGTGGGGAATGGCCGCCTGGGCGCAATGATCTATGGCGGTGCGGGCCGTGAGATATTGCAATTAAACGAAGATACGATCTGGGCTGGGGAGCCGAACAATAATGTGAACCCGGATGTCGCGCCTTATATCGACAAAGTGAATGACGCCCTTTTCAAGAGCGAATTTACTGATGCACAGCGTCTGGCCGACAAACATTTACACTCCAAAACCAACAATGGTATGCCTTACCAGACGGTGGGGAGTCTGTTGCTGGAATTTCCCGGCCACGAAGATTTTCACGATTACCGCCGGGAGCTCGATATAGGCAACGCGCTGGCAAGTGTCTCGTATCATGTGGAGGATGTTCGATATTCAAGGGAGGTCTTTTCATCCCTGGCCGATCCCGTCGTGGTTGTGCGCCTGACCGCCGACAGGCCGGGACAGATTAACCTGGACCTGTCCTTTGATAGTCCTCAACAGCACCGTGTTGAGATCGACGGCGAGCGGTTACTGGTGCGGGGGCGCGGTGGCGATCACGAGGGGCTGGAAGGCAAGATCCGTTATAGCACAATCGTGTGTCCGGAATTGGAGGGGGGCAACCTGAAAGCTAAGGAAGGTGCTCTCAGTATCCGCAGTGCAGACGCGGTAACCCTGTTTATTGCCACTGCTACCAACTTCAATAATTACCGCGATATCAGCGGTGATGACCGCAAGCGCGCCGAAGAACAGGTTGCTTCCGTGGTGGGAAAAAGCTACCCCGAGCTGAAGCGTGCACATACGGATTTTTACCACAAGCAGTTTCAGCGTGTTGCACTGGACCTCGGTAGTACGCCAAACAGCGCACTGCCCACTGATGTACGTGTAAAGCGTTTTTCTCGGGATGGCGATCCGGCACTGGCTGCGCTCTATTTTCAGTTCGGACGCTATCTACTGATCTCGAGCTCTCAGCCTGGCACCCAGCCCGCAAACCTGCAAGGGATCTGGAACCCTCACGTCAACCCTCCCTGGGAGAGTAAGTACACGGTCAATATCAACACTGAAATGAACTACTGGCCAGCGGAAGTGACCAACCTGTCGGAATTACATCAGCCGCTATTTTCGATGCTCAAGGACCTGTCAGTAACGGGGCGTGAAAGTGCCAGTAAAATCTACGGTGCTCGCGGCTGGATGATGCATCACAATACGGATATCTGGTGTATCACCGGACAGGTCGACCCCGCATTTTATGGTCAGTGGCAGGGGGGCGGCGCCTGGTTGAGCCAGCATATCTGGCAGCACTACCTGTACACAGGTGACCGCGCATTTTTGCAGGAATACTATCCGGTGCTTCGCGATGCCGCGCTCTTTTTTGCCGACAGTCTGCAGCGCGAGCCGGAGACCGGTTGGTTAGTGGTGGCACCATCCAACTCGCCGGAAAACGCCTATCGGACTATAGAAGACGATATCCGTGTTTCGGTATCCGCGGGTACCACAATGGATAACCAGCTGGTATACGACCTTTTTTCTGCTGTGATCAATGCGGCTGAGATCCTTGAAGTCGATACAGAATTTGCCGAGGCACTTTCCCACAAGCGCGACCAGCTGCCTCCCATGCAGATCGGCCGGCTCGGCCAGTTGCAGGAGTGGCTCTGGGACTGGGACGATCCGGAGGACCACCACCGCCATGTATCCCACCTGTACGGGGTTTACCCGAGTAACCAGATTTCTCCCTATCGTACGCCCGAGTTGTTTTCTGCCGCGAAAACCTCGCTGGAGTACCGAGGTGATATCTCCACCGGGTGGTCCATGGGCTGGAAGGTGAACCTCTGGGCGCGCTTCCTGAATGGTAACCGCGCGTACAAGCTACTGGAGGATCAGCTGACGCTGGTCGAGGATACCGGAAAGGAAATTACCGAACAGGGAGGCACCTACGCCAACCTGTTCGACGCCCACCCGCCGTTCCAGATTGATGGAAACTTCGGTGTCACCACCGGCATTGCGGAAATGCTGATGCAGAGCCACGACGGTGCCATTCACCTGTTGCCTGCGCTGCCGGATGCGTGGCCACAAGGCAACGTCAGGGGGTTGGTAGCCCGGGGCGGGTTTGTGGTTGATATGACCTGGAACGAAGGAGCAGTAGAGAGTCTGACAGTGACTTCCCGCCTGGGTGGAAATTGTCGCCTACGGCTGCCGTCATCACTTATGCCTTCGGGCGAAGCGGACTTGCAACCCGTGGCTCGGGGCAGCGCCAATCCAAACTTCTTCTTTTCTGTACCAGAGCGCGGAAAGCCGAGGATTTCCCCGGACGCGGATATAGGTCAACTTCCACTACCGCAGGTAAGTGAGTTTGAATTTACTACTCGTCCTGGTGAGACCTATCAATTCGGCTTTTCTGGAGGTGAGGCCAAATCTGGAGGGAGCTTATAG
- a CDS encoding NADPH-dependent FMN reductase has product MKSRPLKVLGISGSLRKDSFNTAALHTAAEIAADLTEIRVNFTFADLSQIPLYDQDLRDKLIPDAVAALSQQILDADAILFATPEYNYSVSGVLKNAIDWLSRLDPQPFADKPVAVMSASMSAFGGARAQYDLRRILIYLDVHFVNKPEVMIAFAHKKFDDDGKLADTDTRKFIGDLITALDRWSRRLNR; this is encoded by the coding sequence ATGAAATCGAGGCCTCTCAAGGTGCTGGGTATCTCCGGCAGCCTGCGCAAAGACTCCTTCAACACCGCCGCTCTGCACACTGCCGCTGAAATCGCCGCTGATCTCACCGAAATTCGTGTCAACTTCACCTTCGCCGATCTCTCCCAGATCCCCCTCTACGACCAGGACCTGCGGGACAAATTGATACCGGATGCGGTGGCAGCCCTCAGCCAGCAAATCCTGGACGCAGACGCCATTCTGTTCGCCACGCCGGAGTACAACTACTCGGTCTCAGGGGTGTTGAAGAACGCCATCGACTGGCTGTCGCGGCTGGACCCGCAACCATTTGCGGACAAGCCGGTGGCGGTGATGAGTGCCAGTATGAGCGCCTTTGGCGGCGCCCGCGCCCAGTACGATCTGCGGCGGATTCTGATCTACCTGGACGTTCACTTTGTGAATAAACCGGAAGTGATGATCGCGTTTGCGCACAAGAAGTTTGACGACGACGGCAAGCTCGCAGATACCGACACGCGCAAGTTTATCGGCGACCTGATCACCGCCCTGGATCGCTGGAGCCGACGCCTCAACCGCTGA
- a CDS encoding pectate lyase family protein, whose protein sequence is MRYRILPGVTAIAVSFLLTACGGGGGSGEIIPPVNGGSSSSSSSSSGGSSSSSSSSSGGSSSSSSSGGMGDVSVACEKLATDPTVNWRDSAELDTDQKIVECLSKTLGNAVGYGEDATGGYDAAGNSKLVVIEKNQSVSVEQQIYNAVSSDDYNWIVFDKEDFAQETEVSMHRVYCGRSEVQSAIGGTEQQCVNYQDWCSANGVEAGEACVAEFFNTQLNQDGLPIGNTDIGSNTTLDGRGSGAYFRFNGFEIRGVENVILTHLDFRGAGHIEDHELDPDMIRSDASHDIWIHKNSFELTGDSAFDVKQGASGITMSFNRLLDVKRASLHGSSDDRTVNKNITTTMHHNAFITTDDNFSAFSGTARRVPLIRRGKTHMFNNVFLNYRKDVFSARVGAQVLWENNALMVNSEHGVALGTLRNDLARDNYSSDDADNQSNFRTEGTFVWHSDSACNLNSDASMEIVSTWGEVGNLPADYSQASQDSISAELVDAGQPLVDYLIMTAGKGGEAPFNSPLANSQDYVVDLKESSDSCQ, encoded by the coding sequence ATGCGATACAGAATCTTGCCCGGTGTTACCGCAATTGCGGTGTCTTTTCTGTTGACCGCCTGCGGTGGCGGCGGTGGCTCTGGTGAAATCATTCCGCCCGTCAATGGCGGCAGCTCTTCCAGTAGTAGTTCCTCGTCCGGTGGCAGCTCCAGTTCCAGTAGTTCTTCATCCGGCGGAAGTTCCAGCTCTTCGTCTTCCGGGGGGATGGGGGATGTTTCCGTGGCTTGCGAAAAACTGGCGACAGACCCGACGGTCAACTGGCGTGACTCTGCTGAGCTGGATACTGACCAAAAAATTGTCGAGTGTCTGTCGAAAACCCTCGGTAATGCCGTAGGCTATGGTGAGGACGCAACTGGCGGCTACGACGCCGCGGGCAACAGCAAACTGGTCGTGATTGAAAAGAACCAGAGTGTTTCAGTTGAGCAGCAGATTTACAACGCAGTCAGTAGTGACGATTACAACTGGATTGTGTTCGACAAAGAGGACTTTGCGCAGGAGACCGAGGTTTCCATGCACCGCGTATACTGTGGGCGCAGTGAGGTACAGAGTGCGATTGGTGGAACCGAACAGCAGTGTGTGAACTACCAGGACTGGTGCTCCGCCAACGGGGTTGAAGCCGGTGAAGCCTGTGTAGCGGAGTTCTTCAATACACAATTGAACCAGGATGGGCTGCCTATTGGAAACACCGATATCGGTTCCAATACCACACTGGATGGTCGAGGTTCAGGTGCCTATTTTCGCTTTAATGGTTTCGAAATCAGGGGTGTCGAGAACGTGATTCTCACTCACCTTGATTTCCGTGGCGCCGGTCATATCGAAGATCACGAACTGGATCCAGATATGATTCGCAGTGATGCCTCTCACGATATCTGGATTCACAAAAACAGCTTTGAGCTTACCGGTGACTCGGCATTTGATGTTAAGCAGGGTGCGTCCGGCATCACCATGTCCTTCAACCGCCTGCTTGATGTAAAGCGTGCGAGTCTTCACGGTTCCAGTGACGATCGCACGGTGAATAAAAATATTACCACCACCATGCATCACAATGCGTTTATTACCACCGATGATAACTTCAGCGCATTCAGCGGTACGGCCCGCCGGGTGCCGCTTATCCGTCGCGGTAAAACCCATATGTTCAACAATGTATTCCTGAACTACCGTAAGGATGTTTTCAGTGCCCGCGTGGGTGCGCAGGTACTTTGGGAAAATAATGCACTGATGGTAAACAGCGAGCATGGAGTGGCGCTGGGCACCCTTCGCAATGATCTGGCCCGGGATAACTATTCCAGTGATGATGCAGATAATCAGAGCAATTTCCGTACGGAAGGCACTTTTGTATGGCACTCGGACAGTGCCTGCAACCTGAACAGTGACGCATCAATGGAGATCGTGAGTACCTGGGGAGAGGTGGGAAATCTGCCTGCGGATTATTCCCAGGCGTCACAAGACAGTATCAGCGCTGAGTTGGTGGATGCCGGTCAACCGCTGGTCGATTATCTCATCATGACTGCTGGTAAGGGCGGCGAAGCACCCTTCAATTCGCCGCTGGCAAATAGCCAGGATTATGTTGTGGATCTTAAGGAATCATCTGACTCCTGTCAGTAA
- a CDS encoding LacI family DNA-binding transcriptional regulator gives MSIKKVARIAGVSTATVSRYLNSPEQVKENTRSKVQSAIDEVGYAPNALARNFRRGKTSLVVVVLPQVGDPFLDNVMRGIWRVADEQGYSILIRDTQSNSHDFDEFTEMVFSKQADGILLLASISPFSEPEAKRSREKAHPPLVLGLESVTTELNHFPSVRVDNVAAAADGTQYLIQLGHERIGFIAGKPDSLLTHDREKGYRKAMRKAKLKVENGWVVEGEQTIDGARRATRRLLAHKQRPTAIFCANDEMALGTVHEIKNAGLRVPEDISVVGFDDIRYAEVMDPPLTTIAQPAEEIGERTMRRLVQAIDGGALDKDTDTSPEIVPHKLIVRKSTGNAPR, from the coding sequence TTGTCGATCAAGAAAGTTGCCCGGATTGCCGGCGTATCCACCGCGACCGTATCCCGCTACCTGAACAGCCCGGAGCAGGTCAAGGAAAACACCCGCAGCAAGGTGCAGTCCGCCATCGACGAGGTGGGCTATGCCCCCAATGCGCTTGCGCGTAACTTCCGTCGTGGCAAAACCAGCCTGGTGGTGGTGGTTTTGCCACAGGTGGGCGACCCCTTCCTGGACAATGTCATGCGCGGTATCTGGCGGGTGGCGGATGAACAGGGTTACAGCATCCTGATCCGCGATACCCAATCCAACTCCCACGACTTCGACGAGTTCACCGAGATGGTGTTCTCCAAGCAGGCCGACGGCATTCTGCTGCTGGCGAGTATCTCGCCGTTCTCGGAGCCGGAAGCCAAACGCAGCAGAGAAAAGGCACACCCACCGCTGGTACTGGGGCTGGAGAGCGTCACCACGGAGCTGAACCATTTCCCCAGTGTACGGGTAGACAATGTGGCCGCCGCCGCAGACGGCACTCAGTACCTGATCCAGCTCGGCCACGAACGCATTGGCTTTATTGCCGGCAAACCGGACTCCCTGCTGACCCACGACCGCGAGAAGGGCTATCGCAAAGCCATGCGCAAGGCAAAGCTGAAGGTGGAAAACGGCTGGGTGGTGGAAGGAGAACAGACCATCGACGGCGCCCGCCGCGCCACGCGCCGCCTGCTGGCACATAAGCAGCGCCCCACCGCGATCTTCTGTGCCAATGACGAAATGGCGCTCGGCACCGTGCACGAGATCAAGAATGCCGGCTTGCGGGTTCCGGAAGATATCTCGGTGGTAGGCTTTGACGATATCCGCTACGCCGAAGTGATGGATCCACCGCTGACCACCATCGCGCAGCCCGCGGAAGAAATCGGCGAGCGCACCATGCGTCGGCTGGTGCAGGCCATTGATGGCGGCGCGCTAGACAAGGATACCGACACCAGCCCAGAAATAGTCCCGCACAAGCTGATCGTGCGGAAATCGACTGGCAATGCCCCCCGGTGA
- a CDS encoding DUF2061 domain-containing protein produces the protein MKKTCSFAVVHMLVAFTVGFVMTGDFWVGSALALVEPACNTVAFYFHEKWWKRREKAAGVYATAA, from the coding sequence ATGAAGAAGACCTGTAGCTTTGCCGTAGTCCACATGCTGGTGGCCTTCACTGTAGGTTTTGTGATGACCGGCGACTTCTGGGTGGGCAGCGCGCTGGCGCTGGTGGAGCCGGCCTGTAATACCGTGGCCTTCTACTTCCACGAAAAGTGGTGGAAGCGCAGAGAGAAGGCCGCCGGGGTCTACGCCACAGCTGCCTAG
- the xylB gene encoding xylulokinase: MSTENNVFLGIDAGTQSLKLLAYDAGQKEILHVCAAPLELISRDDGSREQIAEWWLDALRQCMSELPAEIKARVRGIGVSGQQHGFVPLNKAGEVIAPVKLWCDTSTIAECEEITLRFGGVERCIDAVGNPILPGYTAPKVLWLKKHKPEAYAELAHILLPHDYLNFHLTGKIFTEYGDASGTGYLNILRREYDRDMLAAIDPDLDLLPLLPPLLEADATVPLGEQARQAFDLPAGVKVSTGGGDNMMAAFGTGSTKPGVLTLSLGTSGTVFAHSDKPAIDPHGDLAAFCSSSGGWLPLLCTMNCTVATELTRQSLGKSISECEQLLEASTAGANGLINLPFYNGERIPNLPHARASLHGMTDTNMTPANLYRAAMEGATYTLRRGLDAFDRAGQQFTAIRLTGGGAKSPHWRQMIADVFNLPVEIPAQQEGAAFGAAMQALWACEGQADDLPALIGEHLAVDETMGCVPIAENVATYATLYQQFQDLLGKQYPEIQ; encoded by the coding sequence ATGAGCACTGAGAACAATGTATTCCTCGGTATCGATGCCGGTACCCAGAGCCTGAAACTTCTGGCCTACGACGCCGGGCAGAAAGAAATCCTGCACGTCTGTGCCGCACCACTGGAGCTGATCAGTCGCGACGACGGCAGCCGTGAGCAGATTGCCGAGTGGTGGCTCGACGCCCTGCGCCAGTGCATGAGCGAGCTACCTGCCGAGATCAAAGCGCGGGTGCGCGGTATCGGCGTGTCCGGCCAGCAACACGGTTTTGTGCCGCTGAATAAAGCCGGCGAAGTGATCGCACCCGTCAAACTGTGGTGCGATACCAGCACTATCGCCGAGTGCGAGGAAATCACTCTGCGGTTCGGCGGTGTTGAACGCTGTATCGACGCCGTGGGCAACCCGATCCTGCCCGGCTATACCGCCCCGAAAGTGCTGTGGCTGAAAAAGCACAAGCCGGAAGCCTACGCCGAACTCGCGCATATTCTGCTACCCCACGACTATCTGAATTTCCATCTCACAGGAAAAATCTTCACCGAATACGGTGACGCCTCCGGTACCGGCTACCTGAATATCCTGCGCCGGGAATATGACCGCGACATGCTCGCGGCCATCGATCCGGATCTCGACCTGCTACCGCTGTTACCGCCCCTGCTGGAAGCCGACGCTACCGTGCCATTGGGCGAGCAAGCGCGACAGGCGTTCGACCTGCCCGCGGGGGTCAAAGTCTCCACCGGCGGTGGCGACAATATGATGGCCGCGTTCGGTACCGGCTCCACCAAACCCGGTGTGTTGACGCTGAGCCTCGGCACTTCCGGAACCGTGTTTGCCCACAGTGACAAGCCGGCCATTGATCCCCACGGCGATCTGGCCGCGTTCTGCTCCTCCTCCGGCGGCTGGCTGCCGCTGCTGTGCACCATGAACTGCACCGTGGCCACGGAGCTCACGCGCCAGTCCCTGGGCAAGTCCATTTCCGAGTGCGAACAGCTGCTGGAGGCATCCACAGCCGGCGCCAATGGTCTGATCAACCTGCCATTTTACAACGGCGAACGTATTCCCAATTTGCCCCACGCCCGCGCCAGCCTGCACGGCATGACCGACACCAACATGACACCGGCGAACCTGTATCGCGCGGCCATGGAGGGAGCGACCTATACCCTGCGCCGCGGACTCGATGCGTTCGATCGCGCGGGGCAGCAGTTCACCGCCATCCGTCTCACCGGCGGCGGCGCGAAGAGTCCGCACTGGCGACAGATGATAGCGGACGTCTTCAACCTGCCGGTAGAGATCCCCGCACAGCAGGAAGGCGCGGCCTTTGGTGCCGCAATGCAGGCACTATGGGCCTGCGAGGGTCAGGCAGACGACCTGCCGGCGCTGATCGGCGAACACCTGGCGGTCGACGAAACCATGGGCTGTGTTCCCATTGCGGAGAACGTCGCTACTTACGCAACCCTGTATCAACAGTTCCAGGATCTGCTTGGAAAGCAGTATCCGGAAATCCAATGA
- the xylA gene encoding xylose isomerase, translated as MSRNLFVGDKEFFPEIGQIKFEGRDSDNPLAFKYYDANKVIGGKTMEEHLRFAVCYWHTFCGKGSDPFGGDTQVFAWDDAPNAMAAAQQRMDAVFEFATKLGVPYYCFHDVDMSPEGNSVTETESNLAKMVELAAERQKATGMKLLWGTANMFSNPRYMNGAATNPDFSVVAYAASQVKAALDATVALGGENYVFWGGREGYICLQNANTKLEQENLARFLTMARDYGRSIGFKGDFLIEPKPMEPTKHQYDFDAQTVIGFLRHHGLDQDFKLNIEANHATLAGHTFAHELQMCANAGMLGSIDANRGDYQNGWDTDQFPTDLYDAVHGMMVVLDNGGFKNGGLNFDAKVRRESVDMEDIFLGHIGGMDTFARGLEIANRILTESPYQSWKTQRYASFSEGNGKAFTEGKLSLADLRNLAAESGEPRMTSGKQELYENLINQYI; from the coding sequence ATGAGCAGAAATCTTTTCGTCGGCGATAAAGAATTCTTCCCCGAAATTGGCCAGATCAAATTTGAAGGCCGCGACTCCGACAACCCGCTGGCGTTCAAATACTACGACGCCAACAAGGTGATCGGTGGCAAGACCATGGAAGAGCACCTGCGCTTTGCGGTGTGCTACTGGCACACCTTCTGTGGCAAGGGCTCCGATCCGTTTGGCGGCGACACCCAGGTTTTCGCCTGGGACGACGCCCCCAATGCCATGGCGGCAGCGCAACAGCGCATGGACGCGGTGTTCGAATTCGCCACCAAGCTGGGGGTGCCGTATTACTGCTTCCACGATGTGGACATGTCCCCGGAAGGCAACTCTGTTACCGAGACTGAAAGCAACCTGGCAAAAATGGTCGAACTGGCCGCAGAGCGCCAGAAAGCCACCGGCATGAAACTGCTGTGGGGCACCGCCAACATGTTCAGCAATCCGCGCTACATGAACGGCGCGGCTACCAACCCGGACTTCAGCGTGGTGGCTTATGCCGCATCCCAGGTAAAAGCCGCGCTGGACGCAACCGTCGCTCTGGGTGGCGAAAACTATGTATTCTGGGGCGGTCGCGAAGGCTATATCTGCCTGCAGAACGCCAACACCAAGCTAGAGCAGGAAAACCTCGCACGCTTCCTCACCATGGCGCGGGACTACGGCCGCTCCATCGGCTTCAAGGGCGACTTCCTGATCGAACCCAAGCCCATGGAACCCACCAAGCACCAGTACGACTTTGACGCCCAGACCGTGATCGGCTTCCTGCGCCACCACGGCCTGGACCAGGACTTCAAACTCAATATCGAAGCCAACCACGCCACCCTGGCCGGCCACACCTTCGCCCACGAGCTGCAGATGTGCGCCAACGCCGGCATGCTCGGCTCCATCGACGCCAACCGCGGCGACTACCAGAACGGCTGGGACACCGATCAGTTCCCCACCGATCTGTACGACGCGGTGCACGGCATGATGGTGGTACTGGATAACGGCGGCTTCAAGAACGGCGGTCTCAACTTCGACGCCAAGGTGCGTCGCGAATCCGTAGACATGGAAGATATTTTCCTCGGCCATATCGGCGGCATGGACACCTTTGCCCGCGGCCTGGAAATCGCCAACCGAATTCTCACCGAGTCCCCTTACCAGAGCTGGAAAACACAGCGTTACGCCAGCTTCAGCGAGGGCAACGGCAAGGCCTTTACCGAAGGTAAACTGAGCCTGGCAGACCTGCGCAATTTGGCTGCAGAAAGTGGCGAACCGCGTATGACCAGCGGCAAGCAGGAGCTGTATGAGAACCTGATCAATCAGTATATTTGA